The genomic interval GCCAGGTCTCGTCCAGCTGCGGTGAACAAACGCCGCAACACGCCCGTGAGGCGGGTACGCGCAAAGCGCATGTTCTCCCGATTGCGCACGTGCAGACGCGTCCAGTTGAGGAGCTTCCGAACCCACCACGCGCGCACGGGGCGCCCTTTTAAACCGGCTGCCAGACGGGCTTCGGCAGCGGTTCGAACGCCCCCCTGAAGCACGGTCTCGGCGGAAGCCTCGGCGGAGGGAAGGGCCACGTAATTGCGCAACAAAGGGACAATCAGGGCTGGCTGATCCCGTGGGGTGGGGTTTTCCAGTTTCAGCTCCCCCATGGTGCGATCCCCGTAGGCGTCGAGCCAGGCTTGCAGCGCCTGCGCCAGCGGCTGTGTCTCGGGTCGCACGGCGAGACTTGGGAGAAAATCCGCCGGTTCAGCCGTCAGCAGGGCAGCCGCCACGGGCTGCTGTCGAACCTGCTGGGCAATCGCCATCAAGCGTCGCGTCGGCTCGGTGCTCTCGATCTCACCGGACGACACCAGCAAGGCCCCCACCAGGCCATCCTCGTGGGGCAACCATCGGGCCACGCATCGTTGCAGGGACGCCATGCACACCATGGCCCCCACGTCCGTGAGAATGGGAGCCTCCCAGTGATGCAGCACCTCGACCACCAACTGATGGTAGAGGTTGACCAGGCGGGCCGTTTCCCACCCTTCGAAGGTCTCACGACGCCAAGTTTGATAGACGCGGTCGAAGCGGGCCCAGAATGCCTGTATGCGCGCCCCGAGCGTGAGATAGGCCCAGCCCGTCCGGATCACCATGGCCAGGAGACGAGGCAGGTCGTGGGTCCATTTCCGCAGGGGATCGCCCGCTGGCGGCAATTCGATGTTCAGCGACTCGCGCACGCCCATCATGTTTTCCATCGCGCTGCGGGTGAAGCTGAAACCTGGAAGATGCGCCATCGAGAGGTACCAGATCAACAGGTTGTAATACACCCGGCCCCGGTGAAGGCCGATATAGGTGGACATCTCCCTTTCATGCTCGTCATGAATCCGTCTCGGGACGCCCAGCAAGCGACCGAACTGGGTGTAGACGAGGCGATAAGCCAGACTGGCGTGCGAAAAAGTCAGGGGCAGGGTCAATCCGTCATAACTCTCGACGATGTTGCTGTTGTCCCAGAGCATCCGATGTTGGCTCATCGGGGTGGTGATGGGGCGTGCCTGCAAGACCAGTAACTGGTCGCCCGAGAACGCCGCCTCCACATCCATGGGGCGCCCGAAGGAAGCGCGCACCGCCTGGGCCAATTCATGGATGGCCCGGCGATGCTCGGAACCAAGCACCGCGCAACCGACCCTTTCAGCGGGCAAAGAAAGCTCGGTCACTCCACCATCCGACTGCAACGTACGCAGGAGGCTCTGCTCTCCTCCGGTGTGGCGCAGCAGCCGTCCATCACGCGACAGCACATCGGTATCGCCTTCGGTGGCGCCATTGACCAGCGCATCTCCCAGCCCCCACACCGAGGAGACGAGCACCTCATCCGGGTCGCCATTGATGGGATTGCCGGTAAACAAGACCAGCGCCCGGTCCGCTGGGACCATAACCTGCACGACCACCGCCATGGCCGCCTGCGAGGGGCTCAGCCCATGGCGGCGGCGATAGGCGGAGGCCCGCTCGCCATGCAGAGACTTCCAGCAGCCCAGTACGGCCGCGGAGACCGCGTCGAGGTCGTGGCCTACTCCAAGGAAAGACTCGAACTGCCCCGCCAGGGACAGGCGATCGCCATCCTCTTCGACCGCACTGCTGCGAACGGCGAGTGGACCAACAGGAAGGCTCGCCAAGGCCTCGGAGACCACCTTCCGGAGTTCCCCATCAAGCGGTTCGGGAGCTCCCCGCCGCTGCCACTCCCGGAACAGGTCCGCCCCGATCACGACAAATTCCGGAACGGCGAAACCGGCCCGGACCAGGCGCAGCAACCCGGTCCCCTTGCCCCCCCAGCAAGCCACGGCAAGTTCCACCGCCGTGTCCTCGGGACTGGCGAACCAGGCGGATGCGGTTTTCAACGTCAACGGCCCATCCCCCAACTGGCCAGCAACACCCCATTCAATGTCAGCAAGGTGAGCGTGGCAACCGCTTCAAGTTTCTTGGCCTGCTCAGCCGATGGCCGCCGCGCAAATCGCACGAAGGCAAGCGTGACCAGACCAATCGCCGCAGCGCCCGATAGAATCGCCAGCGATCCGACATGCAAGGCGGGTGCGGCCAGGGCCAGCAGGCCGAGGGCCAGACCCTGCATGCCGATCACCAGTGCCAAGGCCCCCGGGATGCCCAGTCGTCTGGAGTAGGTGTCAACCTGAGGACGCTCCTGGCTCGGTACGCGAACCTTGCGCGCGACTTCGAGCGAGTAGATCAAACAAAAATTCATGCCGGCAAACAGCATGAGACTCGGATGCCAGACTTTCTGCGCGACGGGAGGCAGGAGCCCGCCCAGCGTCCCATCCGGCCCAGCTTGCGCGGCCAAAGCCGCCACCGCCGCGCTGGGCAGGGCATCGAGGATCGCGGCATAGGCCGTCAGTGACATCAGGGAGATGATGGCCATGTGGCTCACGCCATAGAGCACAAGATGGCGCCGCAGCCAGTCGCCCACGTAGAATTCGCGCAGCATCAGCCAGGTGTAAGCAATCAACACCAGGGTCCAAACCAGCAGCACCGGGCCTGCCCAGGCGGCCAAAGCCAACTCGAGGGCGATCGCCCCCCAGGCCGCCATTCGCAACTGGCGAAGGGAAACCCAGCCGCGCGAGAGCACCCGTTCTGGAAAGGCCACCCGGTCGATCAACCAGTCCTTGTGCTCATCGAAGACCCGCAGGTGGAAGAACACGGCCGTGAACAGGGCCAGCACCAGGGCGAAGCGTGGTGCCAGTTGCCACGACAGCGGTTCCTGGATCAGCGCGAGCGTGGCGAAACCATCAGCGGCCACCATCACCGCCACACCAAGCAGGGTCTTGGCCAGCGGAAATCGTTCCTGAAAGTAAGCGTGGAAGGCCTTGGGCCACGGGGGTGGCGGGCCCTTCGCGGGAAGCACCGGTGGATGGTCCGGGAGGTCTTCCCGCAAGGCCTCGAGGTCCACTCGCGAATGATGTCGCACATCGCGTGGCAGGTCGGGGTGGAAGACAATTTCGATCGGTCCGAAGGGCGCCACGGCTTCCTCCAGGCGGGCCATCGCCTCGTGCAAATCGGCCTCCTCCCGAGGTTGCACCACCAACCAGGCCGTTCCACCCCGCGGCAGCACGGCAGCGGCCTGGACCTGCGGCAACGCCAGAGCCGCCAGCGTCACCGGAATGCCGTCGATCGGACCACACGACCGCTCGACCCGATGCGCCAGGCGACCCTGCAAATAGAGCATTCCGTTGGCCCCTTGCCCCGCCAGGTCCCCCATCCGGTGCCAGATTCGACCATCAGGGCCTTGAACCTTGTGACGCCGCCAGGCGCCCTGAACCTGCGAAGGGTCGGTGTTGACGTGCGCCCCCGAGACCATCATCTCGCCCACCTGGCCGGCTGGCACTTCGACCAGTTCCGCCCACAAGGCCTCACGGTTCAAGGGGGTCACCAGTCTCAGGTCCAGGTCCGGATGGAGGTGGCCGATGCACACGCCCGCGTTTGGCGGTCCCTCCGGAATTTCGCGCGCCGAGACGATCGTCACCGGATCCGCCTCGGTTGAACCGTAGACGCCAAACGCCTCCCCTTCCGGCATCAGGCCTTGCATCCGCTTCAACAGCGCAGGGGTCACGAGCGCGCCCCCGACGAACGCGTGTCGAAACGGAAGAGGTCGAGACGCCGCTTCCGCCGCCGCGCAAAGCCCCTCAGCGAGGGCCGGAGGGCCGACCCAGAGGGTCACGCCATGACGGGCCATCTGCGCCAGGAGCAGAGCAGGCTTGGCCCGTGCCAGCTTTCCAGCGGGAAAGGCGGGAATCACGCTGGTTCGACCGTGGCACAAGCCATCGAACAGCAACATGGGCCAGCTGGGCATGTCCACCGCGTCAGGATGCTTCGACGGGTGGAGATTCAAGGCTGCCAGTTGGGCCCAAACGTAGCCGTGCGAGCGCTGCACCGCCTTGGGCTCCCCCGTGCTGCCCGTGGTGTACACACAGGCCACCGCGGTCTCGGGCAGGACCTCGGCCACGGCGGAGTCCGCGGCCTCACGCGGCAGCAGGGGGGCACGTGTGCTCAGCCACAAGCGATGCGGAATCGCCCGAACGGCGGGAGAAAGCAGGGCGAACCAGCGCGCGGCGTGAACCCCCACGACCGCAGCGGGAGCGGCGTGCGCGCAGGCCCGCTCGACGGCTGGATGTCCAGCGGCCGGGTCGATGAACACACACACGGCGCCGATCTGCGCGACGCCCAGCATGACCGCATACAGTGGCGTGGACATCGGAACCCAGACCAGCACGCGATCGCCGGTTCCGACGCCGCGCCGACGCAACCAGTGTGCCAGCCGATTGGCCGAGGCGCGCAAGTTACTGAACGAGACCGCGAGGTCGTCTGGGGCGCCCATCGGCCGCTCCCAGATCGCAATTTTGTCGGGATTGACGCCCGAGGCGATCATGGTGCGGTGGTAGAGGTTGTCAGTGACGGAGGGTATCCCCGTAAACGACGTAATGGCGGACAGGTCGGGCATACTTGGCACTCATTCGGGCCGAGGCGTTGCATTCATGCATCTGAGCGTGCCAGGCTCGCGTGAGACCTCGCTCGTACAGCATACGATGAAACGCAAAACTCAGGGCCATGGCGCAACGGCCGCGGCGGACGTCGGGGTGAACCGCGATGGTTTTGAGTACCCCCCGGTCTCCTTCAAGGTGCCCTGTGAGCACGCCAAAAGGTGAACCGGAGGGGTCGAAGGCCGCCAGGCGAATCGGCTCCGCCTCGGCGGGAAGCGCTCCCAAGACCCGGTCGATGAAATCGGATTGCCCCAGCGGCGAAAAATAGGCATTGTCGGCGAAGGCGGCATTGATCCAGCCATGAACCACGGGCAACAAAGCCGCTCCGTCCTGAGGGGACAGCGGACGGACCAGAAAGTGGTCTCGCCTTCGAGCAGACAGGGCTGCTTCCCGGGTCAGATGGGTCTCCCAGAAGGTCGGGTCTTCCGGCAGGGCCATCGTGACGTAACGATCTGTCACCTGGAAGCCGGCGGCCCGATACCATCGGTTGTAACTCACCGGCTCGACCGCCTCACCGAAGAAACCCACAGGCCCCTGCTCCCGGTCGTCGGCCAGCACCCGATAGGGAAACCAGGTTGAAAAGGGCAGCGGTCCTCGCAGGTGGCGGGCATCGTGGGCGAAAGCCCATTGCCGCGCGGCCCGCAAGAGGGCGATCGCCGAAGCCTCGGCGGCCTCACCGTCCAGATCGGGCGCCACCCGCAACAAGGAGAAAGCGGCCCAGCGGTCTTGCCGGGGACGAGCGTCGAGCGTCACGAGCAGCGCGCCTCGTCCCTCGTCGATCAGGACCGCGGCGTGCCCCGTCAGAAAGAAGGCCTGGCTAGGCGAAAGCCACTGTTCCACCGCGCTCCGCGGCACGTGCCAATCGCCGGGATTGACTGCCAGCAGCCGCTGACGCGCTTGGTCCGAGACGGGCAAAACCGCGATGGTGGCGTCCGAGTCGAACTTCCGCAAGGCCAAGCAGCCACTTTCCAAGCCATCAGGCCGGCCAGCAGTTGTCTGGACGCGCCCCCTGAAACTCCTTCATCATAGCACCGGAAGGGGCTTCAACGGGAAGCAGGGACGACATCGTGTCCAACCATCAACACCCGCTGGCACGTTGGGGGCGCTGGGTCGCCCGCCGTCGCCACCTGGTTATTTGCGCCTGGCTGTTGATTTTTTTGGGTGCCCTGGTGGCGGCGAAGCCCCTGGCAGGGCACCTCCAGAGCGGGACGGGGAGCATCGCGGGGACGGCCTCCGCGCAGGCGGAACAGGTGTTGCGGCAGGAGTTTCGCAACCCCTTTGCCCAATCGCTCGTGCTGACCTTGCAAGGGCCGGAATGGTCCAGCGAGGCCGGACAGCACTTTCTGGCAGACCTCCAGACGCGCTTGCGCGCGCATCCAGGGGTGGCGCAGGTTCTCACGGCCGAGTCGGCGCGACACCTCCGTTCCAGGGACCCCCACGGAACCTTGGTGGTGCTGGGATTGAACGCCACCGACCTGGCGCAGGCAGAGGCCCTGGTGGCGCCGCTGCGAAGCCAGGTGAGCCATCTGTGCGCAGCGGCACCCTGGCCAGTGGTTTGGCATCTGACGGGCCGGCCCGCGCTGACCCACGACATCAATGCCTTCAGCATGCTCGACACCCGGCGGGCTGAAGGGCGAAGCTTGCCCCTCACGGCGCTGGTGTTGTTGCTGGCCTTCGGGTCGCTGGTGGCGGCCGGATTGCCCCTGCTGGTCGGAGTGTTCGCGATCATCGGAACCGTAGGCATCCTTGGCTTGATAGCTCCCTACACGCCACTCTCGACCTACACCCAGAGCGTGGCTTCCATGTTGGGCTTGGCCTTGGGCATCGACTATGCCCTGCTGATGGTGAGCCGATTCCGCGAATCCCTGCGAGCGGGGCTCGGGGTGGAACAGGCCGTCGGGGAGACCACTCACACCGCGGGGCGAGCGGTTCTGATCAGTGGCCTCACGGTGGCGATTGGCTTCGCGGGCTTGCTGGGCACGCGAGTCCTGGACAGCCAGTCGATGGGCATCGGCGGTCTGCTGGTGGCCCTGGTCTCGATCTTGCTGTCCCTATCGCTGTTGCCGGCCTGCCTGGCCGTGCTGGGGGCAAGCATCGACGCCCCACGGGCCCTGCGACTTCGCTGGCTCCTGCCGTCCCAACCGCGCTGGGAAACCTGGGTTCGACACGTGGTGCATTGCCCGAAGCGCTACTTGCTCGGGTCCACGGTCCTGCTGTTGCTGCTGGCCTCCCCCATCATCTGGCTGAAAAACGGTTTTCCGACGGGCGACTGGCTGCCGCCAGGGCTGCCCTATCAACAGGGGTTCCGGGCGCTGGCCGGGATGGGGCAAGCGGGCCTGGTGGCACCCATAGACGTGATCCTGCGCGTGTCAGAAGACGACCGGCGAACGTCGGCGCTGGCCGTTGGAAATCTGCCGGCCCTGATACGCTACACCAGGACCCTGGAAGCGGACCCACGGGTGGCGCACGTGATCAGCCCGGTGACCCTCTCCCCCCAACTCAACCCTCTCAGTTTGGCCCTCTTGTACGCCGACCAGGAGCGACTGCGCCAGCGCTTCCCCCTGCTGGCCGATGTGTTTCTGAGCCAGGACCGACAGGCCACTGCCCTTCAGGTCATCCTCAAGCAGCACGTCACCTTCGAGGGCAGCAAGCAGTTCGCGCTCGAACTGGCCAGCAGAAACCCTGCGGGCTTCACGGTCACGGTGGGC from Candidatus Sericytochromatia bacterium carries:
- a CDS encoding PEP/pyruvate-binding domain-containing protein — protein: MTLKTASAWFASPEDTAVELAVACWGGKGTGLLRLVRAGFAVPEFVVIGADLFREWQRRGAPEPLDGELRKVVSEALASLPVGPLAVRSSAVEEDGDRLSLAGQFESFLGVGHDLDAVSAAVLGCWKSLHGERASAYRRRHGLSPSQAAMAVVVQVMVPADRALVLFTGNPINGDPDEVLVSSVWGLGDALVNGATEGDTDVLSRDGRLLRHTGGEQSLLRTLQSDGGVTELSLPAERVGCAVLGSEHRRAIHELAQAVRASFGRPMDVEAAFSGDQLLVLQARPITTPMSQHRMLWDNSNIVESYDGLTLPLTFSHASLAYRLVYTQFGRLLGVPRRIHDEHEREMSTYIGLHRGRVYYNLLIWYLSMAHLPGFSFTRSAMENMMGVRESLNIELPPAGDPLRKWTHDLPRLLAMVIRTGWAYLTLGARIQAFWARFDRVYQTWRRETFEGWETARLVNLYHQLVVEVLHHWEAPILTDVGAMVCMASLQRCVARWLPHEDGLVGALLVSSGEIESTEPTRRLMAIAQQVRQQPVAAALLTAEPADFLPSLAVRPETQPLAQALQAWLDAYGDRTMGELKLENPTPRDQPALIVPLLRNYVALPSAEASAETVLQGGVRTAAEARLAAGLKGRPVRAWWVRKLLNWTRLHVRNRENMRFARTRLTGVLRRLFTAAGRDLAAVGVISRAEDVFYLTVDELTALVDGRSVTRQMSALVELRRADYAGFADDVVPDRFVTRGLPLLYVPPAPTASDAPDTLQGTPCCAGLVEAATRCILNPQQDGNLNGEILVTARTDPGWVALYPAASGLLVEKGSVLSHSAIVAREMGLPTIVGVPGLCQHLADGQRVHMNGGTGTIRILSEETGA
- a CDS encoding AMP-binding protein; the encoded protein is MPDLSAITSFTGIPSVTDNLYHRTMIASGVNPDKIAIWERPMGAPDDLAVSFSNLRASANRLAHWLRRRGVGTGDRVLVWVPMSTPLYAVMLGVAQIGAVCVFIDPAAGHPAVERACAHAAPAAVVGVHAARWFALLSPAVRAIPHRLWLSTRAPLLPREAADSAVAEVLPETAVACVYTTGSTGEPKAVQRSHGYVWAQLAALNLHPSKHPDAVDMPSWPMLLFDGLCHGRTSVIPAFPAGKLARAKPALLLAQMARHGVTLWVGPPALAEGLCAAAEAASRPLPFRHAFVGGALVTPALLKRMQGLMPEGEAFGVYGSTEADPVTIVSAREIPEGPPNAGVCIGHLHPDLDLRLVTPLNREALWAELVEVPAGQVGEMMVSGAHVNTDPSQVQGAWRRHKVQGPDGRIWHRMGDLAGQGANGMLYLQGRLAHRVERSCGPIDGIPVTLAALALPQVQAAAVLPRGGTAWLVVQPREEADLHEAMARLEEAVAPFGPIEIVFHPDLPRDVRHHSRVDLEALREDLPDHPPVLPAKGPPPPWPKAFHAYFQERFPLAKTLLGVAVMVAADGFATLALIQEPLSWQLAPRFALVLALFTAVFFHLRVFDEHKDWLIDRVAFPERVLSRGWVSLRQLRMAAWGAIALELALAAWAGPVLLVWTLVLIAYTWLMLREFYVGDWLRRHLVLYGVSHMAIISLMSLTAYAAILDALPSAAVAALAAQAGPDGTLGGLLPPVAQKVWHPSLMLFAGMNFCLIYSLEVARKVRVPSQERPQVDTYSRRLGIPGALALVIGMQGLALGLLALAAPALHVGSLAILSGAAAIGLVTLAFVRFARRPSAEQAKKLEAVATLTLLTLNGVLLASWGMGR
- a CDS encoding MMPL family transporter, which translates into the protein MSNHQHPLARWGRWVARRRHLVICAWLLIFLGALVAAKPLAGHLQSGTGSIAGTASAQAEQVLRQEFRNPFAQSLVLTLQGPEWSSEAGQHFLADLQTRLRAHPGVAQVLTAESARHLRSRDPHGTLVVLGLNATDLAQAEALVAPLRSQVSHLCAAAPWPVVWHLTGRPALTHDINAFSMLDTRRAEGRSLPLTALVLLLAFGSLVAAGLPLLVGVFAIIGTVGILGLIAPYTPLSTYTQSVASMLGLALGIDYALLMVSRFRESLRAGLGVEQAVGETTHTAGRAVLISGLTVAIGFAGLLGTRVLDSQSMGIGGLLVALVSILLSLSLLPACLAVLGASIDAPRALRLRWLLPSQPRWETWVRHVVHCPKRYLLGSTVLLLLLASPIIWLKNGFPTGDWLPPGLPYQQGFRALAGMGQAGLVAPIDVILRVSEDDRRTSALAVGNLPALIRYTRTLEADPRVAHVISPVTLSPQLNPLSLALLYADQERLRQRFPLLADVFLSQDRQATALQVILKQHVTFEGSKQFALELASRNPAGFTVTVGGQAAFFNDFDRVMGATVLPVAAFIVAATFAALAWAFRSLLAPLKAICLNGLSVGAGLGVVVAVFQFGWGIAWFGHPTPFEQIPLTVSLSLFCIVFGLSMDYEVFLLARIKEAYDQGQDSASSVVEGISATAGIVTSAAAIMLCVFGAFARAEFAVVQMLGVGLAVAVAVDATLVRLVLLPASLSLLGDWNWYPGGRRPKAEESR